Genomic DNA from Planktomarina temperata RCA23:
ATGGAGTATGGAAGTATTGCCAGGGAATATGTTTACGTCATTGGTGAAGTACTTCAGCAGTCTCGTTATACATTACCCTTCGAGCATAAGGCCGTCCTTGCAGATGCATTATTAGAGAGTGGCGGTGGGGTGTCATCTCTGACGGGAAACCCTAAACAGATTTATGTTCTAAGGGGGGCGGCAGACCTAAAAAACTTTGCACCGATTACGGCACTGCATCTAGATACGACAAATGCGGCCAACTTCCTTCTTGCGACACGCCTGGAACTAAGGCCCAAGGACGTTGTTTTCGTGGGAACGCAGCCCATCACAAACTGGAATCGCATGATTAAGCAGATTATACCCTCTCTTGGTCTTCCCAACATAAATATACCGGCTACTAAATGATACTTTCAATGCTTGGCATGGAGGAAGCCGTGTAACAGACTGAGAGAGAGAAGTTTTGTCGAAGAATTGCACCTATTTGTTCAAGATTTAAGTGACAATATGTTTGCAAGAGGCCATTTTGTAATGGTGGAAATCACTCAAAAAATGGAAGGTGCCACAGCGCTTTTGGGAGGCATGGCTGTCCTTGGTGCCCTGAGTTTGATAGTAATTTTTGCATTGCACTCAATTGTAGGGACCACTTAATTCACTTTTGTTACGTCGCTTTTTTGTGGGGTTGGCTGCGGACCTCAGTTTCTACATGTCACTCCCTCGAGTATGCTTACCGCGATTACTTTAAGTTTTGGTGATATACGGACAGCAAAGTTCTAATGAGGTCGCCAGATGAAATTCCACGATCGAGGTGCAAGTTGGTTTTTGACGCAGATGAAGGCGAACTGCGCCAAAATCGCTGAGATGAACATTAACTGCGAGAGGTTCCAGACCAGCGCGCCTAAGTCCTCATGGAGATCGTGGGCAGACAAATCTGGGGTGTGGTTGGAACAGGTCAAGAGCGGACCATATGCAGCAAGGGGTGATTGGTGGCTAAAGGGCAGCAAAAACTAAGACCAATAGTGATTGGCAGCACAGTGACGATCGTATTTTTAGCGATCATTACCTTGCTATCGTTGGCGCCTATCCAACTGAGTGGTTCTTTTGGCCCTTTTGGCGTTGATAAAGTCTACCATGTCGTGGCGTATTTTTGCCTGGTGTTCCCTCTTCCGCTAACGCGGCCAAGACTGACAACATGGGTCGTTCTGGGAGTTATAGCCTGCGGCGGCTCGATAGAATTGATCCAATACTTATTCGGTCGGGAGGCCTCATTGGGAGATTTTGTAGCAAACGGGATTGGTGCAATCGTCGGTGCGGTGATTGCGCGCCAGCTGGGGCTTTGGCTTTGCCGGTCAGGTGAAATTAACAACGTTAATAATTAGCCCATGAAAGACGCCTGACTGGCTGAAGATGACATTTAGCTGATGATTTTGGTTGAGATGCAGACAGATCTCCATACGGTCACTGGCCATTAGTGCTAATGGACCAATAAATATTTTTATATTTATAGGGATCAAAGGCGTAGGTCAGATTTAAAATACACTTGGGTAAAAAGGGCTTATTCACGAAACGCTGTGTCTTTCATCTTTGCTATCGGTTGCCAAAAATATTCAAGTATCGTGCGCTCTCCACGAATAATATCAACTTGTGCAATCATGCCAGGAACGATTGAAACTGGCATATCTTCACTCTCATAAATTTCCGTATCAATAGAAACATTAACTGAGTAAGCTGATGACTTAGTTTCCTCACGAAACACCGTATCTGCTGACACTTTGGTAAGTGTTCCAAGTAAAAACCCGTATTTGGATGGATCATAGGCAGTGAGACTAATCTTGGCAGCTTGGCCTGGTTCAATTGTAGCTATGTCCTTTGGATCAACGAAAGCTTCAATAAGCAGTTGCCCCCCTGTTGGAACAATTTCAGCAACCACTTCCCCACTGGAAACTACAGCTCCCACAGAGTTAAAAAATACGCGATTTACAATGCCATCAATCGGAGAGCGGATTTCAGTTTCATTAAGGCGTTGGCGGATAGCAGGAAGACGTACTTCCAGCTCAGCAATTTCACCAGTAACTTGAGATCGCTCCTGATAAATTTCAGTGTTATAATTAATTTGGACAGCGCCTAGCTGGCTATCAATCTGCTCAATCTCCAACTCAGTCTGAGCAACCCTCTCTGAAAGAACCTGAAGCTGTGTTCGGATTGATGCTTCTTCTCGCTCAAGCCTGAAGCGTTCCGAGCTTCCCAAGACCCCAGCATCGACCAATGGTAATACCTCAAGCATTTCCTTGCTCAAAAGCGTTTGAAGTACACGTTGGCCATCAATTTCGGCCTTTAGGCTAAGTAGAGCTTTACCCTTGCGTTGTTTGTCTTGTTTCAAATTCTTCAATTCTGCGTTCAGGCTTTCGCGCCGAGATGCCATAAGTTCAATCTCAGCATCTAAAAGAGCATCTGAATAATCAGTAGCCTTGCCGCGAACGCTGGCAATGGAGTTCCCATTCAATTCAGCATCCAAACGGATCATCTTTAGTCTCAGATTGCTTAGGCGAGCTTCCAGCTCCTCTAAGACGCCCTCAGCTTCGATTGGGCTGATGGTCGCAATAATTTGCCCTGCAGTGACCGAACTGCCCTCTTCGACCACGTAGGTGGCTATTGTCCCGCGCTCAGGGGACTGTACGTTCTTATTTTGGCCATCAGCTATGACGCGACCACTGCCGCGCGTCACCAAATCCAATTGAGTGTAATTGGCCCACACTATGAACACTGCAAAAATGGTAGTGACCAACGTAATCAGAAGGTATTCACGACCACTGGACGTGTTGTTTTGAGAGAGACGCATCTTAGTTCTTCTTCTCTGATTGTTTTTTCAGAAGCTCAAAATACGCGTCCTTCGTGCCATCACCAACAATCTTACCCTGATCCATAACAATGACACGGTCACACATAGCCACGACAGGCATTTTATGGGTAACAATAACAAGCGTTCGATCGTCTAAATGCTCTGACAAATGTTTGATTACATTGCTCTCAGTCAAGCCATCCATCGCACTCGTAGGTTCATCAAACAGCAAAAGAGCTGGCTTAAATGCAAGTGCACGGGCCATCATAACCGCTTGCTTTTGACCGCCCGACAAATTGCTGCCTTGGTCTTGAATGGCAAATTCCAGAGCAGCCGTTGTTCCATCCCCAACAAAGTCAGCACCAGCTGCTTTTAAACATTCTAAAATATGCTCTTCAGAGCAATCATCTTGGCCTAAACCAACGTTATCACGCAATGACCCTGCAAACAGCCAAGGCTCTTGGAATACCGTCCCAATTGCTCTGAACAGATCAGCACGTGGATATTGCCTTATATCTGAGCCGTTGATTGTGACCGAACCACTCTCAGGCTTTAGCAGCCCAACAATCATCTTAACTAAAGACGTCTTTCCAGAGCCTGTACGCCCTACAATTGCAACTTTTTCACCTTTCTTAATAGAAAGGTTAAGACCGTTGAGCAGTGGGCGGCCCATTTCCGACAAGCGCAGAGTTGCACTGCTTATTTCAACTGCAACATCCTGTGTGTTCCTGATTGCAGGCGCACTCCCACCACTGTGTGTGCGCGCCGCAGACAAAAACCTCTTCAAATTACCCCGTGCTACAAATGCAGCATTCGCCCGTCCAAGCGTTTGCCCAACTTTTGCAAGCGGTCCAAGTGCCCGACCAGATAGGATGACGGTCGCAATGATGGCACCCATTGTAATCACTTGGTCAGCAAACAAATGGAATCCATAAACAATGATCGCAACTTGGGATATTTGTTGGATTATCGTGATCGTGTTTCCATTAATTTGAGCGTAGCTTTTAGCCTGATGAGATGCCTTCGCATAAAAGTTGGATTGCGTAAGGAACTTTCGTTTCATCAGCGCAAAAGCACCGTTGACCCGAAGCGCGTCCAAGCCCCCCAAGACCTCAACAAGTAAACTTTGGCGCGATTGTGCGGATGCTGAAACAGCAGCTGAATTACGAACCAGTAATGGCTGAACCGCTAATATTAGGATCAAAATGACAGGAATACATATCAATGGAATGAGGAACAAAGGTCCCCCAATGATGTAGATCACAAGCACAAAAACAAGAACGAAGGGCAAATCAATCAAAGTCAGGATTGTGGCTGAACTCATAAAGTCTCGATAAACTTCAAAGTCACGCATAACTGAGGCTAGCTCACCAACGGACTTACGGTCTTTGGTATTGGAAACTTCGATAAACTGCTCAAATATGTCTTCATTCACGGCAATATCAGCACCCACAGATGCACGCTCCACAATACGGCTGCGTGCGCCCTTCAGAAGCGTATCAAACAGGACAGCAAAACCTACCCCAATGGCCAGAGCATAAAGCGATTGTGTCGCTTGGTTAGGTAAAACTCTGTCGTAAACCACCATCACAAAAAGTGAGGTAGACAAGCCTAAGATATTTGAAAGCAACGCTGCGATCGCAATCCAAGAGAACCGTGCCGTTCCCAATGTCTTCAATGGACTGAGAGCTTTCAGCCGCGCTTTTACCGTCTTGTGCCCTTCAAGTTCAGGCTGGGCGTATACAAGTTGTCCAGAATACCACTGCTTGAACTCTGCTTTATTCAGCTTGCGCTTTTTGCGTGTCTTTCCGTCGAATATTGTAAAGTCATCACCACGCACATTTTCTAAAATGGCGAGGTAACCCTCCTTGCCCAGCAAGAGTGCTGGGCATAACCCAGCAGAAATCTCAGAAACTTTCGCGCTTCCAGAATTACAAATGAACCCAAAGCCACTTATCGCGTCACTGGCCCACGCTATCGTGGCTTCCCGCGGGCTGGATGAAACAGCCTCTTTCACTTCGTTGTAAGTGTTTTTTGATCCCAGACGTTGCAATAAGGCGTGAACAACAAAAGCGTCACGCACATTGGTTGGAGCATCTAATTCGGTAGCTTCAACCGCCGTCATCTAGAATTCCCATTGCCAATAGCATCGCAAAGGCGAACCAGTTCGCAAGTCTGCCCCGTCACACTCAGAGCAGATAACGTCTGCGACTTACGATCGAAATCAAGTCGCTCAATAGCCATTTCAGTCCGAGCAAGAGCCAGAAACTCTTTTGCAAGCGCGCTTACTCCTGCTCTCCCCGTTTTTAGCTTCAACTCAAGTTCAACAACACGGTCTTCAGCAATGCGCTTTCGCTCATTTAGAAGGATTTTCTGGTCCTCATAATATACAAAGAAATTATCAAGGCCCTGCTGAGCAAGGGTTACCTCTTGCTCATATGTCGAAACCTCCAAGGCATTCACCTCAAACTCTTTTTGCAATGCCGCTATTGTTGCCAAAGACCTGTCACCATCGTTAATCGGCAAACTCATAGTGATACCAGCAAACAGGGTGCTACCCGCCCCACGTGATTTTGGGCTGCTAACCGTAGATTGCCAATTGGTAGTCAGCGTATTGGACAATTTTTGAAGTTCAATTTCAGTCTGAATTTGTGATTTCTTCAACCCTAGAAGAGTGATCTGATTGGAATTTTCTGTCGATAACTTGGAACCACTTGTTGCTGTATAACGGTTTACGAGTTCAGCCACTGCCGCGTCATAATTACTACCTAGGGAAG
This window encodes:
- a CDS encoding VanZ family protein translates to MAKGQQKLRPIVIGSTVTIVFLAIITLLSLAPIQLSGSFGPFGVDKVYHVVAYFCLVFPLPLTRPRLTTWVVLGVIACGGSIELIQYLFGREASLGDFVANGIGAIVGAVIARQLGLWLCRSGEINNVNN
- a CDS encoding HlyD family type I secretion periplasmic adaptor subunit, with product MRLSQNNTSSGREYLLITLVTTIFAVFIVWANYTQLDLVTRGSGRVIADGQNKNVQSPERGTIATYVVEEGSSVTAGQIIATISPIEAEGVLEELEARLSNLRLKMIRLDAELNGNSIASVRGKATDYSDALLDAEIELMASRRESLNAELKNLKQDKQRKGKALLSLKAEIDGQRVLQTLLSKEMLEVLPLVDAGVLGSSERFRLEREEASIRTQLQVLSERVAQTELEIEQIDSQLGAVQINYNTEIYQERSQVTGEIAELEVRLPAIRQRLNETEIRSPIDGIVNRVFFNSVGAVVSSGEVVAEIVPTGGQLLIEAFVDPKDIATIEPGQAAKISLTAYDPSKYGFLLGTLTKVSADTVFREETKSSAYSVNVSIDTEIYESEDMPVSIVPGMIAQVDIIRGERTILEYFWQPIAKMKDTAFRE
- a CDS encoding peptidase domain-containing ABC transporter, producing the protein MTAVEATELDAPTNVRDAFVVHALLQRLGSKNTYNEVKEAVSSSPREATIAWASDAISGFGFICNSGSAKVSEISAGLCPALLLGKEGYLAILENVRGDDFTIFDGKTRKKRKLNKAEFKQWYSGQLVYAQPELEGHKTVKARLKALSPLKTLGTARFSWIAIAALLSNILGLSTSLFVMVVYDRVLPNQATQSLYALAIGVGFAVLFDTLLKGARSRIVERASVGADIAVNEDIFEQFIEVSNTKDRKSVGELASVMRDFEVYRDFMSSATILTLIDLPFVLVFVLVIYIIGGPLFLIPLICIPVILILILAVQPLLVRNSAAVSASAQSRQSLLVEVLGGLDALRVNGAFALMKRKFLTQSNFYAKASHQAKSYAQINGNTITIIQQISQVAIIVYGFHLFADQVITMGAIIATVILSGRALGPLAKVGQTLGRANAAFVARGNLKRFLSAARTHSGGSAPAIRNTQDVAVEISSATLRLSEMGRPLLNGLNLSIKKGEKVAIVGRTGSGKTSLVKMIVGLLKPESGSVTINGSDIRQYPRADLFRAIGTVFQEPWLFAGSLRDNVGLGQDDCSEEHILECLKAAGADFVGDGTTAALEFAIQDQGSNLSGGQKQAVMMARALAFKPALLLFDEPTSAMDGLTESNVIKHLSEHLDDRTLVIVTHKMPVVAMCDRVIVMDQGKIVGDGTKDAYFELLKKQSEKKN